A window from Megalobrama amblycephala isolate DHTTF-2021 linkage group LG9, ASM1881202v1, whole genome shotgun sequence encodes these proteins:
- the azin1b gene encoding antizyme inhibitor 1b, whose protein sequence is MKGFVDAPNYFIELLEGGTTLEDVIDNHVYEQNLAEKNAFVVADLGALMRQHVLWKTTMPLVRPFYPVCCNSSPVVIEVLSALGVGFVCANKAETTLVLHHDVPPENIILSGVCKQLSLIKHAAKTGINYLVCENETELRKIARVHPEAKLLLQVSTESQVEEASVTIGCSLKACRHLLEMAKELSVNVVGVTFQVQASCRDPQAYTHALSDARCIFDMGKEIGFDMNILDIGGGFSGSEFQLKQVHSVVRPLLESYFPSASGVSVIAEPGNFFVFSSFTLAVNVIGKKAVCRDLHGSTHDVLTPNDVPEFVYYMNDGVYGSFMGKLFGNIIATPSVHKMSLTLDEPVFSSSLWGPSCDPLDQVVEHCLLPELAVGDWLIFNNMGASGQEGPATLSDTDQPPVYYIISTDDWFEMQEAGISLDDTMKNLSLVQYGL, encoded by the exons ATGAAAGGATTCGTTGATGCACCAAACTACTTCATTGAACTACTTGAGGGAGGAACGACCCTTGAAGATGTCATCGACAACCATGTCTATGAACAAAATCTG GCTGAAAAGAATGCATTTGTTGTGGCCGACCTTGGGGCCCTAATGCGACAGCATGTTCTGTGGAAGACCACTATGCCCCTAGTTCGACCCTTCTACCCAGTCTGTTGTAACAGCAGCCCTGTAGTCATTGAAGTCCTGTCTGCACTTGGTGTTGGTTTTGTCTGTGCAAATaag GCTGAAACCACATTGGTACTCCATCATGATGTCCCTCCTGAAAACATCATCCTCTCTGGAGTTTGCAAGCAGCTCTCACTCATTAAACATGCTGCCAAGACCGGCATTAACTATCTGGTATGTGAAAATGAGACAGAGCTTCGCAAAATTGCCCGTGTCCATCCTGAGGCCAA GCTTTTGCTTCAAGTGTCTACTGAATCACAAGTGGAAGAGGCAAGTGTGACCATTGGTTGCTCCCTGAAGGCCTGTAGACATCTTCTGGAAATGGCCAAGGAGTTGAGTGTAAATGTGGTTGGAGTCAC gTTCCAGGTACAAGCATCTTGCAGAGATCCCCAAGCATACACCCATGCACTATCAGACGCCCGCTGCATCTTTGACATGGGG AAGGAAATAGGCTTTGACATGAACATCCTGGATATTGGAGGAGGATTCAGTGGTTCTGAGTTTCAGTTGAAACAG GTACATTCGGTCGTCAGACCCCTGCTGGAATCCTATTTCCCCTCAGCGTCTGGAGTGAGCGTCATTGCTGAACCAGGAAATTTCTTTGTGTTTTCCTCCTTCACCCTGGCTGTCAATGTTATTGGCAAAAAAGCGGTATGCCGGGATCTCCATGGCAGCACACATG ATGTGCTGACCCCAAACGACGTACCAGAATTTGTGTATTACATGAATGACGGTGTTTATGGGTCTTTTATGGGGAAGTTGTTTGGAAATATCATTGCCACACCCTCTGTCCACAAG aTGTCACTCACCCTAGATGAGCCTGTGTTCTCCAGCAGCTTGTGGGGTCCATCATGTGACCCACTGGACCAGGTGGTGGAGCATTGCCTGCTCCCTGAGCTCGCTGTTGGGGACTGGCTCATTTTCAACAACATGGGGGCGAGCGGTCAGGAGGGCCCAGCAACCCTCAGTGACACAGACCAACCACCTGTGTATTACATCATCTCCACAGATGACTG GTTTGAGATGCAAGAGGCTGGAATTTCTCTCGATGACACCATGAAAAACCTCTCATTGGTCCAGTATGGCTTGTAA
- the rrm2b gene encoding ribonucleoside-diphosphate reductase subunit M2 B: MNSSISNTPTDIQNGHKDVDPSSIEDEPLLRTNPKRFVIFPIQYPDIWKMYKQAQASFWTVEEVDLSKDLVHWDNLKSEEKHFISHVLAFFAASDGIVNENLVQRFSQEVQLPEVRSFYGFQILIENVHSEMYSMLINTYIRDLKERDYLFNAIQTMPCVRRKADWALQWISDTNSSFGERLVAFAAVEGIFFSGSFAAIYWLKKRGLMPGLTYSNELISRDEGLHCNFACLMYSYLVKKPSADRVKDIITKAVSIEQEFLTEALPVNLIGMNCSLMKQYIEFVADRLLTDLGLPKVYLSENPFDFMESISLEGKTNFFEKRVGEYQRLGVMSNMMDCEFTLDADF; the protein is encoded by the exons ATGAACTCCAGTATAAGCAACACTCCGACGGACATTCAG AATGGTCACAAGGATGTTGACCCAAGCAGTATTGAAGACGAGCCCCTTCTCAGAACGAACCCCAAGAGATTTGTCATTTTCCCTATTCAGTATCCAGACATCTGGAAAATGTACAAACAAGCTCAGGCTTCATTCTGGACAGTTGAGGAG gTTGATTTATCAAAGGACTTGGTTCACTGGGACAACCTGAAGTCTGAAGAGAAACACTTCATATCCCATGTACTGGCTTTCTTTGCTGCAAGTGATGGGATAGTCAACGAGAACCTG GTGCAGAGGTTCAGTCAAGAGGTGCAGCTCCCAGAGGTTCGATCCTTCTACGGGTTTCAAATCCTTATTGAGAATGTGCACTCCGAAATGTACAGCATGCTCATCAACACCTACATAAGGGATCTGAAAGAGAG GGACTATTTGTTTAATGCAATTCAGACCATGCCTTGTGTAAGGCGGAAAGCAGACTGGGCCTTACAGTGGATCTCTGACACAAACTCATCTTTTG gaGAGCGATTGGTAGCATTTGCTGCGGTGGAAGGCATCTTCTTCTCCGGATCgtttgctgccatctactggttgAAGAAAAGAGGCCTGATGCCCGGACTCACCTACTCCAATGAACTCATCAGCAGAGATGAG ggTCTGCACTGTAATTTCGCCTGTCTAATGTACAGCTACTTGGTGAAAAAACCTTCTGCTGACAGAGTGAAAGACATCATCACAAAAGCTGTGAGCATTGAACAG GAGTTTCTCACAGAAGCCTTACCGGTCAATTTGATCGGGATGAACTGTTCTCTCATGAAGCAGTACATTGAGTTTGTGGCTGACCGGTTGCTAACAGACTTAGGATTGCCCAAA GTTTACCTGTCAGAAAACCCCTTCGACTTCATGGAGTCAATTTCATTGGAAGGAAAAACTAATTTCTTTGAGAAGCGAGTTGGCGAATACCAGCGACTTGGAGTGATGTCAAATATGATGGACTGTGAATTCACTCTTGATGCAGATTTCTAA